The proteins below are encoded in one region of Papio anubis isolate 15944 chromosome 19, Panubis1.0, whole genome shotgun sequence:
- the LOC101015454 gene encoding glutamate dehydrogenase 1, mitochondrial-like has protein sequence MEETTICQIKKKKFPFQNPFGHSHRNMGGTEVRSIMVIPDLYLNAKGGTVSYFEWLKNLNHVRYGCLTFKYERDSNYHLLMSVQENLARTFGKHSGTILIIPTAEFQDRISGASEKDTMHADLVYTMESSARQIMCIAMKFNLGLDTRTTIYVNAIKKVFKVYNEASVTFT, from the exons ATGGAAGAAACAACAATATGCCagattaagaagaaaaagtttCCATTCCAAAACCCATTTGGCCACAGTCACAGAAACATG GGAGGAACTGAAGTCAGGAGCATTATGGTTATTCCAGATCTCTACTTGAATGCCAAAGGAGGGACAGTGTCCTACTTTGAGTGGCTGAAGAATCTAAATCATGTCAGATATGGCTGTTTGACCTTCAAATATGAAAGGGATTCTAATTACCACTTGCTCATGTCTGTTCAAGAGAATTTAGCAAGAACGTTTGGAAAGCACAGTGGAACTATTCTCATTATACCCACAGCAGAGTTCCAAGACAGGATATCAGGTGCATCAGAGAAAGACACCATGCACGCTGACCTGGTGTACACAATGGAGAGTTCTGCCAGACAAATTATGTGCATAGCCATGAAGTTTAACCTGGGATTGGACACGAGGACCACCATCTATGTCAACGCCATTAAGAAAGTCTTCAAAGTGTACAATGAAGCCAGTGTGACCTTCACGTAG